The Pseudomonas asiatica genome has a segment encoding these proteins:
- a CDS encoding alkyl/aryl-sulfatase, whose translation MRLRTLPCLLALALPYAALADGPAKDASDLTRQSNQQWLQRLPFGDRSDFDNARRGLLEAVDQPVVNADGKTVWDLQRYAFLKGEAPATVNPSLWRIAQLNTLAGLFKVSEGIYQVRGLDLANMTLIEGEHGLIVMDPLLSVETARAGLAMYFRHRPQRPVVAVIYTHPHVDHFGGVRGVIDEADVKAGKVQVIAPQGFFEHAVSENVLAGPAMKRRAQYMYGAPLPRGPRGQVDAGLGKGVPTNATVSLIAPTRLIEQPFETLRIDGVDIEFQLTPGTEAPAEMNLWFPQFKALCMAENASHVQHNVLTLRGAQVRDAKVWAHYLDQSLLRYGEQAEVVFAQHHWPTWGGAAIRDYLADQRDMYAFIDSQTLRLINRGLGPTEIAAELTTLPPRLASKWYSRDYYGSLSHNVRAVYQRYMGFYDGNPATLNPLPPSEAGAHYVKALGGAERVLTLALEAYGSGDYRWVAELTRHLVFAEPDNSAARELQADALEQLGYQSENATWRNAYLTGAQELRNGVAPTTSKGGSADDLVRALSPTLFFDYLGVRVDAAKAAEQDLTINWHFTDLNEDYALTLRNGVLTHRDHTRHGQADVEVKMSKAILDRIALKQTGFLKEATVGDIDISGERMKFMRFMAGLDEPDGRFNIVTP comes from the coding sequence ATGCGCCTACGCACACTGCCCTGCCTGCTGGCCCTGGCCCTGCCCTACGCGGCGCTGGCCGACGGGCCGGCCAAGGACGCCAGCGACCTCACCCGCCAGAGCAATCAGCAATGGTTGCAGCGCCTGCCCTTCGGCGACCGCAGCGACTTCGACAATGCCCGCCGCGGGCTGCTCGAAGCTGTTGACCAGCCGGTGGTCAATGCCGACGGTAAAACCGTCTGGGACCTGCAGCGCTATGCCTTCCTGAAAGGCGAGGCACCGGCCACGGTCAACCCAAGCCTGTGGCGCATTGCCCAGCTCAACACCCTTGCCGGGTTGTTCAAGGTCAGCGAAGGCATCTACCAGGTGCGCGGCCTGGACCTGGCCAACATGACCCTGATCGAAGGCGAGCACGGTCTGATCGTGATGGACCCGCTGCTGTCGGTGGAAACCGCCAGGGCCGGGTTGGCCATGTACTTTCGCCATCGCCCGCAGCGACCGGTGGTGGCGGTGATCTATACCCACCCGCACGTCGATCATTTCGGGGGCGTGCGTGGGGTGATCGACGAGGCGGACGTCAAGGCCGGCAAGGTGCAGGTCATCGCCCCGCAGGGCTTCTTCGAACATGCCGTCAGCGAAAACGTGCTGGCCGGGCCGGCAATGAAGCGCCGGGCGCAGTACATGTACGGCGCACCACTGCCACGCGGTCCACGCGGCCAGGTGGATGCCGGCCTGGGCAAGGGTGTGCCGACCAATGCCACGGTTAGCCTGATTGCCCCGACCCGGCTGATCGAACAGCCCTTCGAGACCCTGCGCATCGACGGTGTCGACATCGAATTCCAGCTCACCCCTGGCACCGAAGCGCCTGCTGAAATGAACCTGTGGTTCCCCCAGTTCAAGGCCCTGTGCATGGCCGAGAACGCCTCCCATGTGCAGCACAACGTGCTGACCCTGCGCGGCGCCCAGGTGCGCGATGCCAAGGTGTGGGCGCACTACCTCGACCAGTCGCTGTTGCGCTATGGCGAGCAGGCCGAAGTGGTGTTTGCCCAGCACCACTGGCCGACCTGGGGCGGCGCGGCGATCCGCGACTACCTGGCTGACCAGCGCGACATGTACGCCTTCATCGACAGCCAGACCCTGCGCCTGATCAACCGTGGCCTTGGCCCCACCGAGATCGCCGCTGAGCTGACCACCTTGCCGCCTCGGCTGGCCAGCAAATGGTACAGCCGCGACTACTATGGCTCGCTCAGCCACAACGTACGAGCGGTGTATCAGCGCTACATGGGCTTTTACGACGGCAACCCGGCAACCCTCAACCCCTTGCCGCCGAGCGAGGCCGGTGCGCATTACGTCAAGGCCCTGGGCGGTGCCGAGCGGGTGCTGACCCTGGCCCTTGAGGCCTACGGCAGCGGTGATTACCGCTGGGTTGCCGAGCTCACCCGACACTTGGTATTCGCCGAGCCCGACAACAGCGCAGCGCGCGAGCTGCAGGCCGACGCCCTGGAGCAACTGGGCTACCAGAGCGAGAACGCCACCTGGCGCAACGCCTACCTGACCGGTGCGCAAGAGCTGCGCAACGGTGTGGCGCCGACCACCAGCAAAGGCGGCAGCGCGGACGACCTGGTACGCGCCCTGAGCCCGACGCTGTTCTTCGATTACCTGGGCGTACGCGTGGATGCTGCCAAGGCCGCCGAGCAGGACCTGACCATCAACTGGCACTTCACCGACCTGAACGAAGACTATGCACTGACCCTACGCAACGGCGTTCTCACCCACCGCGACCACACCCGCCACGGGCAGGCGGATGTCGAGGTGAAAATGAGCAAGGCTATTCTGGACCGCATCGCCCTGAAGCAGACCGGCTTTCTCAAGGAAGCGACCGTGGGTGATATCGACATCAGTGGCGAGCGCATGAAGTTCATGCGCTTCATGGCAGGGCTGGACGAGCCGGACGGGCGCTTCAATATCGTCACCCCCTAA